A window of Chryseobacterium sp. IHB B 17019 genomic DNA:
TAATCCGATTGCAACAAGAACCTGTGTTGTATCCCCTTTTGGAACAGGTCTTTCAGAGAAAGTCTGAAAATATTCTTCCGTTAAAAACATGACATAAATATTGTCACTCATCACCACACAAACAGCCTTGCCATCAGAAAATTGTTCGTTGATAGAGAATCCTGTTTTCGTCCAGAATTCTTTTGTTTTTTGAATATCCTTTACCGGAAGATTTACATAAATCTGATTGATTTTCATTTGTAATTTTTTTAATGTTTAGTTTTAATTGTTGAAATTTATTCTGTCGGAAGCTTAGACATATCAGCAAACATTACTTCCCACTGATGCCCGTTCAGATCAGAAAAAGCTTTTTGATACATCCACCCGTGATCC
This region includes:
- a CDS encoding VOC family protein, which gives rise to MKINQIYVNLPVKDIQKTKEFWTKTGFSINEQFSDGKAVCVVMSDNIYVMFLTEEYFQTFSERPVPKGDTTQVLVAIGLNSREEVDQVVNAAVANGATQHEEPQDYGWMYQNSFWDINGHGWNVTFADMSQFPTE